The Candidatus Zixiibacteriota bacterium nucleotide sequence CCCCGGCCGGAATTAAGAGAGCTTGCCATCCTGGTTTCAGATGGAGGGGATAACAAATTCGACCCGAACGATTATATCCTTTTCTACGGCTGGTCAGTTAATAACTGGGAGTATGATTCGACCTCAAGGCAATACAAATACTATCTCAACCCTTACACTAGAGATAATGTTTACTGGTTGACTTTTACCGGTAACTTTCCTGATTCAGCCAAAAGGATGCAGATAGTAAACGGAAGTCTGACCGAGCCAAACCCGGTTGTCTCATCGAAATCCAGAGATAGAATCCATATGGAAGATGATTTTATGCTGGCTGAATATTCAGGGGATCCTTACAATTATTATCACTGGTACTGGCAGACAGGGACTTCTTTTACCTTTTATCCATCATTATCCAGCGTCTTTCCAGGCGATACTGCTATCATCACGGTAAAATATTTCTTAAGCTCTCCCTCTTCTGCCTATCTTGACACTTTTCGTTTGGAGACAATCTCGGTAGGCACCTATGTTACTACAAAACTGACTGATGGGTTACACACCTTACGCTTTAACTTCAACTATCAAACTTATTTAGATTATTATGAGATAGAATATTCCAGAAAACTTCTCTGTTCTTATGATCAGCTCAGGTTTGAAAATCCGGATACATCTGGTGTAATAGAATATAAAGTATCCGGTTTTAACGGTACAGTTCCCTATCTTTTTGAAATAGAAGACAGGTTTGGAGTGAAAAAGATTGAGAATTTTGTACGCAGTGCAGACAGCATAAAGTTTCAAGACCAGCTTGCTTCAGGCGAGAAGAAACAATTTTATCTGCTGGATCAATCCAGATTCAAGACTCCTATTTCTCTGTCTTCAGAACAGATTGCCAATCTGAGAGATGTCTCCAATCAGGCCGATCTTCTGGTTATTACTCATTCAGATTTCTACGACCAGCTTCAGGAATACAAGAACTTAAGGGAAAGTCTAAACGGCATTACAGTAAAATTAGTAAAAGTTCAGGATATATATAACGAGTTCTCCTGGGGGCTTTTCGATCCGGTAGCTATCAGGGATTTTCTGAAATATGCCTACGAGAATTATCCGGTTCCTGCTCCGGCATATGTTCTTTTAGCAGGAGACGGAAATTACGATTTCAAAGACCTTCTGCGTAACCATTCGCCCATCTGGATACCTCCTTTTACGCCGGACAACACCGTTTCCGACGATAATTTTGTTTATTTTGACACTTCAGGGCATCTGGATGAAGACGCCAATGGGAGAGTGGATATGTTCATAGGTAGATGGCCGGTCAAGACCCAGCAGGATGCACAAGTGATAGTCAATAAGATCAGAGAATACGAAGCCAGCCCGGATTATGGCACTTGGAAAAACCTGATAACCCTGGTAGCGGATGATGAATTCGGTCCACCGCCCACTAACAACGAGAACGAGCACACGCTGTATACTGAGGAAATTGCCGACAAATATATTCCCAGAAGTTTTAACCTGAATAAAATTTATCTGGTAGAATACCCTTTTGATGCTTCCAGGTGGAAGCCGGAAGCAGAGGATGCTGTAATAAACGCTTTTAATAACGGAACGGCAATAGTTAATTATATGGGACATGGAAATCCCGACCTGTGGGCGCATGAGCGTGCTTTCAGGCGCCGAGAGGATATTCCCAAACTGAAAAATAAGAAAAAATATCCGCTGGTCTATGCGGCGTCCTGCAGTATCGGACTTTTCTTCAGTCCCAATGGCGAAGGGATGGCAGAGGATCTTTTAAGAGCAGAAGATAAAGGAGCAATTTCGGTACTCTCTGCCACTGGTCTGGTCTATGCCTCTGCCAATGCTGCTTTGAGCTACAAAGTCTATGACCTGCTTTTGAAATCAGATTCTTTCTCTGTAGCCCAAGCACTATACATTGCCAAGCTATTAAGGAGTTACTTTTATTATGATCCTAATGATCGCTATTATAATATAACAGGTGATCCCTTTACTCACTTAGCCTCACCCAGGCTGAACGTTAAGGTGACTGATCTGAGCCCGGATACTCTTAAGGCTTTAAGCAGGATTAATTTTAAAGGAGAGGTTACAGACAGGAGTGGAAATTTGCAGACGAATTTTAAGGGAAGTGCATACCTTTTAGCTTTTGATTCGAATAAAGAAAAGGTTCATACGATGCCAGGCGGAGGCACAATTCCCTACAGCCTGCCGGGCAATGTGATTTTCAGAGGAAGCGCTTTGGTCGATGGAGGTAAATTTGAAGGGAGCTTCATCGTGCCTAAGGATATGGAGTACGGCGGCAAGGACGGCAGGATAAGCGCCTACGTGGTCAATTCTGATTCCACTATAGATGGGTCAGGTGCTCTGGATTCGATTGCGGTGGCGGGAACTGATACCACAGTCAAAGACAGCCTGGGTCCGGAGGTTAGGATAGCTTTTGTGCAGAATCCAAAATTCATAGATGGAGATACGGTTCAGCCGGATCCCGATTTAATAGTTTATGTCTCAGATACGTCTGGAATTAATCTGACCGGCGAATTAGGACACCGGATTACACTTTCGATAGATGATGACTGGGAAAACATTCAGGATTTGACATTAAATTTCCAGTATGATTTGAACAGTTATTCGCAGGGAAGTCTCACTCAGAAAGTAAACTTAAAAGAGGGGGACCATACCTTAAAAATTAAAGCCTGGGATAATGCCAATAATTCCACCCTGGCAAGTTTCCAGGTCAAAGTCATAGCCTTGACCAAAGAGTTAGCTATAAGTCAGGTGATGAACTATCCCAACCCTTTTTCCAGATTTACCCAGTTCACCTACGAGCTTTCAGTACCGGCTGAAAAGGTAGAGATAAAAATCTTCACTTTATCCGGCCGGTTAATCAGAACCATGAGCGGAGCTGGTTCTGCCGGGTTTAATTCCGGGGTGGTCTGGGATGGAAGAGATCAGGATGGGGATAAAGTAGCCAATGGAGTTTATATTTATAAGGTAGTAGCCAGGACGAGATTTAACGTCAATGGAGAGGATGCAAACAAGGAAGCTGAGGCTATTGGCAAAGCTGTAGTTATGAATTAAACTCTTTTTTCTTGCGAAATCGCAGAGTCAGATGATATATTTTAAATCGAAAATTTAGCTGGAGGAGGAAGGTTTTATGAGGCGTTTTCTTTTTCTTGGAGTGCTTTTGATGGTGATACTTTGCCTGACAGTGCAGTCCTTTGCTCAGGTGAGTTTGTCCACAGTTCTTTTCCTGAGAATAGCCGCCGGGGCAAGAGCTGCAGGAATGGGTGAAGCTTTTGTGGCGGTAGCGGATGACGCCACAGCCACTCACTGGAACCCGGCTGGTTTAGGGCTTTATCCTTTAGCCAGCACCTGGATTGAGTATAAAGGAAAAACAGACAATCAGTTCAAAGCCCTGGCTCTTTTAAAGAATGATATTCCGGAAAGTAATTATAATAAATACGATCTTTGGGCAATCTCAGGGAGTGATCTTTATGCCTGGAAAAGCATGAAAATCAAGAGAAAATCTAAACCTGAAGACATTCTCGTTTCTCTAATCGCACCTCCAATTATCGGTATTCTAAGTTATCTTGCACCTGCATATAGCAATAAAGAGTGGAGGAATTTTGAGAGTTATACTGTATCATCTGGTGAGACAGCAGAGAGCATCGTGAGGAAGTTTACTCAGGTGCAGGACGAGACCAGGTTAAGAAAAATGCTGGATCAGGTTGCTTCGCAGAATTGCGGGGCAAATAGAGATTCACTGGAAAATCTCAAGAATAAAATCCTAACTCTTTCTCCTCAGGATTCCCCGCGCCACCAGGATTTGCAGAGGGCATTGGAAAACCTTCTTTCCGCCTGGGGGAATTTACTGGTTCAAAGAGGAGCCCTTAGCGAGTTTTTGAATCTTGCAGTCAGTTCCCTCAACGATTCGGCCTTAAACACACAGAAAGAAGAATCGCTCATCAATGCAGCCAGAAAACCAATCCTCAGATCTCTGCCTGAGAAGCTCGAGGTGCCTTACAGCCTGATTTTTATGGATTCCCTGAATTTCCTAACTTCAGATGAGAATAACCTCTGGGTAGGTGCCAACAGCGGGCTTTACAGATATGACGGAAAAGTGTGGAGAAGGTTCTCAATCCAGGACGGACTGGTCTCGGATAAAGCTTTATCCATGGCTTTTACTCCCGGAGGAACTGCCTTTGTGGGGACCGACAGCGGGGTGGTCAGGTTTGATGGCAAGAGTTTTTCCAGGATATATTTGGCCCCTGAGGTCAAAGACCAGAGGGTCACTCAGATTGTAGCAAAGAATGACAAGGAGATCTGGGCAGCTACCCCTGGGGCACTCTTAAATTTTGACGGGAACCTTTTTGTTCCTTATTTTATGTTGACGGTTAAGTCTCCGGAAGAATACGACCAGCAGATAAAACAGTATATGGAGCGTGAAGATGAGCAGAAACTGCTGCTCGCCGATAAAAGGTTTGGGGATTTAAACTACATTGGAAAAGAGCAGATAACTTCCAGTCAGCCTTTAAAAATAGAATATAATTTACCCCTCGAGGGAAAGGTGACTTGCCTGGCATTCGATAAAAAAGGCGGTCTTCTGGTAGGTACTGAAAATGGTCTTTTGAAATTCGACGAAGGGAAATGGAAAAAATACGGTTACCGGAAATATGAGGTGAAAGACGAAAAAACGGTGGAGGATGTCGCAGCAAAGTTCTTACCCTATAAGGACAATGACCGGATTGAAAATCTTTCTCTAAAGATCATGGAATATAACCATCTGCCTTCCAGGGAATTAATACCGGGCCAGGTGCTGTATGTCTATGCCAATTCCTTAGGCAGCCGCATACTCTCCATAGCCATGGTAGGGGAAAATAATCTTTTCGTGGGAACCGAATTCGGGACTTTGAGATTCGATGGCGAGACCTGGGGGAAATATTATCACTCTGACCTGGAGAAAGCACAGACTAATAGCATAATCTACAAGGATAAGGATATTTTCTTTGGTACTGATGACCAGGTTGTGATCTACGCTCATGCGAAAAGGGAACTCACCTTTATGCATGCTGCTCTTCTTCCAGAGCTGGCAGAAGATGTCAATTACGAGTATCTTTCCTACGTTCAGAATACCGAGAACTGGGGAACCCTTGGAGGGAACATAACCTTCATCTCCTATGGTGTGATTCAAAGGACTGACGAGTCCGGCAACCTTTTGGGGGAATTAAGCCCTTATGAGGCGGCATTAACTCTGTCCTACGGAACCAGAATGGGAAACAGGCTGGCTTTGGGATTGGGCGCTAAGTTCATCTACAGTCACCTTTCTGACCAGGGAGCGGGCAAAGAAAGGGGGAGCGGTACCGGCTCCTCGTTTGCCATTGACGCGGGGCTTATCTATAAAACCCCCCTCAAGAGACTGACCCTAGGTGCAGCGATTACCAATTTGGGACCAAACGTTTCCTATATCGACGTGGATCAATCTGATCCCCTTCCCAGGAACTTGGCTTTGGGATTTGCTTACAAGATTTTTGATACCCCTTATAATAAGCTAACCGCAGTAGGGGAAATAAATAAAGAGCTGGTGGATGTTGGTGGCATAGGAAATATCGTAAGCCAGGCAGTGAAGAATGTCGGCGTGGAATACTGGTATGCCAACTATGTGGCATTAAGGGCTGGGTATATCTACGATAAGGTAGGGGATATAAAAACCTCTACTTTTGGCGCGGGACTGAGGATAAGCCTTTTAAGAGTAGATTTTGCCTACGTTCCAGCAAACAAGAATGTAGCATTAGCCAATACCACCAGGATCTCAGGAACAATAAGGTTTTAAGGAAGAGGAAAAAGGATTTTGTATTCGAGTGCAAAAAAGAATAAACCGGTGAGAGGTGTCATGCTGAGCGAAGCGAAGCATCTAAAACCTAGTGGGAAGAGATTCTTCCCCTGTCTCTGGCGGGGTCAGAATGACAGGCTCGCTTTTATTCTTCTTATTTTCTCCTTCTTTTTCTCAATGGTGTCCTCATCTTATGCTGAGGAAGGCAGGGTTTTTCAAATCAAAGGGTTAAAGAGAACGCAAGAGGAGTCAAAAGAGACAAAACCAGTGCCTGAAGGATTTAAAAGCCAGGTGTCTCAGAAGAACCTGCTCGGTTTGGAAAGAACTTCAAAATTCGCGCTCCCGACTCTCAAAACGATTTCAGAATATTATGCACCGGTGGAAACTCTGAATGTCTTAGCCATCAGGGTGGAATTTCAAAAGGAAGTCCCGGATGACCCCAAGACCACCGGGGATGGTCTGTTCGACCGCAGAACCTATCAAGAGCATTATGCGCAGGATGGGAATATCATCGACCCTTCACCCCATTATAGAGGATATTTCTTGGCTCATCTTAAAGCGCTTAACAATTACTGGAATACCGTCTCAAATGGGAAATTGGTCTTGAAATACGAAGTTTATCCGCTGGAGGAAAGCCTGACCTATCAACTGCCACACACTATCTCTTACTACGGAGACACGGGCTTGCCGGATTATCCTTTTGACGGGTTAAAACGGTTTTTTGATGACTCATTTGGTCTGGCTGATTCGGTCTCACCGGAAATCGATTTTTCAAAATATAATTGCTTTGTAATTTTTCATGCCGGGTCTGACAAGCAGAGCGATCTGGGCAGTTTTGTATCGACCTACACGCCAAATGACCTTTTTACCGGATTCATCGTTACCGGCGATACGGTCAAAGTCGACAACGGGACTTACGGAGTTACCGAAGGAATGATTATGCCTGAGACCAGATCCCAGGATACCCGCATTGGAGCTTTGAATGCGGTTATGGCTCACGAATTCGGGCATCAGTTGGGTCTTCCGGATTTCTATAACACGCGTACTTTCACCACCCAGATAGGCGATTTCTCTTTAATGGATAATAACGCTATGGATGTGGGAATAGAGTTAGATTCCTGCAATAGCCCGGTCTCAGGTCTTATGCCGGTTTATCCGGATGCCTGGGGAAAAGCTTTTCTGGGGTTTACCAATCCGGTAGAGATAACAAACCAGAGTAACGTCCAGCTTAATGCCTCGGAGATTCTCAGCGATGGCGCTTTGCAGACGGTCAAGATTCCCATTAATTCTCAGGAATATTTTCTGGTGGAAAACAGGCAGATAGATATCGATGGGGAGCCGAGCTATCTTTTTGCGGATAGGTCCACGGGTGTAATTTTAGGTCCAGTCAGGTTGCAAGACACCCTGAAAGTTGCCAATCGGGAATACGATTATCTCTTGCCCGGCTCAGGGATTTTGATCTGGCATATCGATGAAGGTGTGGCTTATTTGGACGTTGATAATAATGGGTTTAATAACTTCGACGATAACAAACTGCAGTGGGATAAGGATCGCAGGTTCATAACTCTGGAAGAGGCAGATGGGTTCATTGATTTCGGTGGGAATTATTATACGGGCTACGGCTCGCAGGAGGACATGTATTATTTGGGGAATAACTCAAATTTCACACCATATAGTTTTCCCTCAAGCCGTTCAAATGATCGTTCAGAGACCCACATATATGTAACCAATATTGGGCCAATCAGAACGGTAATGAGCTTTAATGTGAAAAATGACATTTCCCTTGCGGGCTGGCCTCAGAGGATTATATCAAGCTCTGGCAACAGCTCCCTGGTTTACGGGGATTTAGATGGTAATGGTAAAGAAGAAGTATTGACTGCATCCGGTAAGTATATCTTCGCCTGGAAAACCGATGGCTCAAAGTTTATTCCCAATTCGGATGTAATCGCAATCTTAGGTCTGGATGGAAAGTACACTTATGAGCCTTTAGCGATTTTTGCAGAAGCAGATATAACGATTTTCGGCACACCTTCTCTGGGAGATTTAGATGGAGATGGTAAATTAGAAGTAGTGGCTGGGACATTAAGCGGTAATCTCTATATTTGGCACGCTACTGATTTAGATTCAGACGGAAGAGCTGATTATTTTATGCGTATTCAAGTAGGTAATAAAATTTCAATGACACCAGTAATAGCAGATTTAAACTCAGGGGTTCTTGGTCCTGAGGTTTTTGCGGGAGCTGAAGATGGGAAATGGATGATGCTTTCTTTTGCTGATTCTGTAATATTCATCTCAAACGGGGATTACCATGAATCAGT carries:
- a CDS encoding FG-GAP-like repeat-containing protein, whose amino-acid sequence is MPEGFKSQVSQKNLLGLERTSKFALPTLKTISEYYAPVETLNVLAIRVEFQKEVPDDPKTTGDGLFDRRTYQEHYAQDGNIIDPSPHYRGYFLAHLKALNNYWNTVSNGKLVLKYEVYPLEESLTYQLPHTISYYGDTGLPDYPFDGLKRFFDDSFGLADSVSPEIDFSKYNCFVIFHAGSDKQSDLGSFVSTYTPNDLFTGFIVTGDTVKVDNGTYGVTEGMIMPETRSQDTRIGALNAVMAHEFGHQLGLPDFYNTRTFTTQIGDFSLMDNNAMDVGIELDSCNSPVSGLMPVYPDAWGKAFLGFTNPVEITNQSNVQLNASEILSDGALQTVKIPINSQEYFLVENRQIDIDGEPSYLFADRSTGVILGPVRLQDTLKVANREYDYLLPGSGILIWHIDEGVAYLDVDNNGFNNFDDNKLQWDKDRRFITLEEADGFIDFGGNYYTGYGSQEDMYYLGNNSNFTPYSFPSSRSNDRSETHIYVTNIGPIRTVMSFNVKNDISLAGWPQRIISSSGNSSLVYGDLDGNGKEEVLTASGKYIFAWKTDGSKFIPNSDVIAILGLDGKYTYEPLAIFAEADITIFGTPSLGDLDGDGKLEVVAGTLSGNLYIWHATDLDSDGRADYFMRIQVGNKISMTPVIADLNSGVLGPEVFAGAEDGKWMMLSFADSVIFISNGDYHESVNGLTTTYIDSVGLVLTDNNQRGCLRRTDDSSCIAQISSTGNFPPVVGDLNRDNKLEVVVLSGDGKIYAWDLAGHLLSGFPVLVGDIKSAPVLGDIDGDGYLEIIFCGDNEIYAYNYNGIISTNFPVVLDRAGTVGPIYSAPILGDLDGDGKAEILVGLGNGQVAAFHGDGSRFTSFPLALSSSIITSGIILNDSVQMSGGNIIYMKRDLFFKTEDGLVYGFSMDVRNRDGQEKTPWLMYGYNAGHTNSVPSDLLPVVPVYADLMPDKSVYNYPNPAKDETTIRYFLSRDAQVDIKIYDLSGDLVAQASQSGKANTENEYKWDCSKYASGVYLCRVEAKSDGGKNVAFCKVALIK
- the porU gene encoding type IX secretion system sortase PorU, with amino-acid sequence MPHFIPRVDNSFRRIKASRFFVYLNLNPMTLSKRFIIPAILLGLFLSTCVYASSEYSDIQILRSDQNGIVFKYKVPELSTSRISSGDTLFDLLSIDKCPLSRDDGYPQVPSRIVVIGIPQNSQVDVRVLDENSLDKGKFNLPFFEKKVDEINQEKARSLRKDLSNTDAFFPENRVSFDPPTFIRNQRILRLKLFPVQYNPARKAVKYFSEITVEVDFTGGEKTEGTMERDLFENVYKETILNYEGAKNWRKTREVGLKKVLQVNPFSYSNSWYKITLRDNGIYKIDGNFLANAGITLSSIDPQKIRIFSGGGKILPDSNSSPRPELRELAILVSDGGDNKFDPNDYILFYGWSVNNWEYDSTSRQYKYYLNPYTRDNVYWLTFTGNFPDSAKRMQIVNGSLTEPNPVVSSKSRDRIHMEDDFMLAEYSGDPYNYYHWYWQTGTSFTFYPSLSSVFPGDTAIITVKYFLSSPSSAYLDTFRLETISVGTYVTTKLTDGLHTLRFNFNYQTYLDYYEIEYSRKLLCSYDQLRFENPDTSGVIEYKVSGFNGTVPYLFEIEDRFGVKKIENFVRSADSIKFQDQLASGEKKQFYLLDQSRFKTPISLSSEQIANLRDVSNQADLLVITHSDFYDQLQEYKNLRESLNGITVKLVKVQDIYNEFSWGLFDPVAIRDFLKYAYENYPVPAPAYVLLAGDGNYDFKDLLRNHSPIWIPPFTPDNTVSDDNFVYFDTSGHLDEDANGRVDMFIGRWPVKTQQDAQVIVNKIREYEASPDYGTWKNLITLVADDEFGPPPTNNENEHTLYTEEIADKYIPRSFNLNKIYLVEYPFDASRWKPEAEDAVINAFNNGTAIVNYMGHGNPDLWAHERAFRRREDIPKLKNKKKYPLVYAASCSIGLFFSPNGEGMAEDLLRAEDKGAISVLSATGLVYASANAALSYKVYDLLLKSDSFSVAQALYIAKLLRSYFYYDPNDRYYNITGDPFTHLASPRLNVKVTDLSPDTLKALSRINFKGEVTDRSGNLQTNFKGSAYLLAFDSNKEKVHTMPGGGTIPYSLPGNVIFRGSALVDGGKFEGSFIVPKDMEYGGKDGRISAYVVNSDSTIDGSGALDSIAVAGTDTTVKDSLGPEVRIAFVQNPKFIDGDTVQPDPDLIVYVSDTSGINLTGELGHRITLSIDDDWENIQDLTLNFQYDLNSYSQGSLTQKVNLKEGDHTLKIKAWDNANNSTLASFQVKVIALTKELAISQVMNYPNPFSRFTQFTYELSVPAEKVEIKIFTLSGRLIRTMSGAGSAGFNSGVVWDGRDQDGDKVANGVYIYKVVARTRFNVNGEDANKEAEAIGKAVVMN
- a CDS encoding PorV/PorQ family protein; the protein is MRRFLFLGVLLMVILCLTVQSFAQVSLSTVLFLRIAAGARAAGMGEAFVAVADDATATHWNPAGLGLYPLASTWIEYKGKTDNQFKALALLKNDIPESNYNKYDLWAISGSDLYAWKSMKIKRKSKPEDILVSLIAPPIIGILSYLAPAYSNKEWRNFESYTVSSGETAESIVRKFTQVQDETRLRKMLDQVASQNCGANRDSLENLKNKILTLSPQDSPRHQDLQRALENLLSAWGNLLVQRGALSEFLNLAVSSLNDSALNTQKEESLINAARKPILRSLPEKLEVPYSLIFMDSLNFLTSDENNLWVGANSGLYRYDGKVWRRFSIQDGLVSDKALSMAFTPGGTAFVGTDSGVVRFDGKSFSRIYLAPEVKDQRVTQIVAKNDKEIWAATPGALLNFDGNLFVPYFMLTVKSPEEYDQQIKQYMEREDEQKLLLADKRFGDLNYIGKEQITSSQPLKIEYNLPLEGKVTCLAFDKKGGLLVGTENGLLKFDEGKWKKYGYRKYEVKDEKTVEDVAAKFLPYKDNDRIENLSLKIMEYNHLPSRELIPGQVLYVYANSLGSRILSIAMVGENNLFVGTEFGTLRFDGETWGKYYHSDLEKAQTNSIIYKDKDIFFGTDDQVVIYAHAKRELTFMHAALLPELAEDVNYEYLSYVQNTENWGTLGGNITFISYGVIQRTDESGNLLGELSPYEAALTLSYGTRMGNRLALGLGAKFIYSHLSDQGAGKERGSGTGSSFAIDAGLIYKTPLKRLTLGAAITNLGPNVSYIDVDQSDPLPRNLALGFAYKIFDTPYNKLTAVGEINKELVDVGGIGNIVSQAVKNVGVEYWYANYVALRAGYIYDKVGDIKTSTFGAGLRISLLRVDFAYVPANKNVALANTTRISGTIRF